The DNA sequence GGTGGAGATCGAGAAGAGCGGCGTCAAGCGCGTCGCGGTGACCGCGGCGGAGTTGCAGCGCTTCCGTGAGGTCGGCAAGGCTGTCTGGGAGGAACAGAAGGGCAAGCTCTATCCGCCGGCGCTCCTCGACGCAGTACAGCGTCGCGACTGTGCGGGATCCGGCTCAAGCAGCTCGCGCTAGACGACGAGGGGGGGCGGAGGTGGGAGGCGCACCGGGCTGGTTGTCGCAACTGCCGACCGATGGGCGCTTCCTCGCCGGCGCTGCTGTCCTGGTCATCGTCACCGTCCTGCTGCGGCTCCTGCTGCAAGCGGGCCCTCGCGGTCGAGCCCTGCGCGCCTTCGTTCACGCCCTGGAAGGCAGCGTCCTCGCTCTCCTCCTCGCCGTCATGATCTTTCTCTCCTTCCTGCAGGTCGTGCTGCGCAACCTGTTCGACACCGGCCTCCTCTGGATCGAACCGCTGCTTCGCCACCTGCTGCTCTGGGTCGGTGTGGTCGGCGCGGCCTTCGCGAGCCGCTCGGGACGCCATATCAATGTGGACGCCCTCTCGCGTCTCCTGCCAGCCACCGGCATGCGGCTGGCGCGTGTGGCCACGAACCTCTTCGCCGCCACGGTCACGCTGTTCCTCGCCCATGCATGTTTCAAGCTGGCGCACGAGGAGATGCAGTCACCCAGTGCCGCCTTCCTCTCCGTCGCCGTCTGGCAAGTGCAGCTGGTGATGCCCCTGGCCATGCTGCTCATGAGCTCTCGCTTCC is a window from the Candidatus Krumholzibacteriia bacterium genome containing:
- a CDS encoding TRAP transporter small permease; amino-acid sequence: MSQLPTDGRFLAGAAVLVIVTVLLRLLLQAGPRGRALRAFVHALEGSVLALLLAVMIFLSFLQVVLRNLFDTGLLWIEPLLRHLLLWVGVVGAAFASRSGRHINVDALSRLLPATGMRLARVATNLFAATVTLFLAHACFKLAHEEMQSPSAAFLSVAVWQVQLVMPLAMLLMSSRFLGHGIEAIQGRGLHPETPGEVPV